In one window of Candidatus Methylomirabilota bacterium DNA:
- a CDS encoding PilZ domain-containing protein: protein MSSYTNVRGYPRLMVWLPVQCTSLSQGTFMAKVITGRTNSISPGGLGLLLPESIPLRTPVMVQVCLEEPLSGLVIWHDRPTLTDLGTRIPHGVVFDHLIDSDLILQWLRNAKRQGFTRVPVQFDVKFTQAGKAGHGTCLNLSRDGMFIAIKDPPRPGTEILLRFKLQDHPSHTLSIPAQVVWMRGEEIGPRAIPGMRVKFLAVDSLKAALIGNVVDRPLGEASLSLDSS from the coding sequence GTGTCTTCCTACACAAATGTCCGCGGTTATCCTCGCCTCATGGTCTGGCTACCCGTTCAGTGTACTTCTCTAAGCCAGGGGACGTTCATGGCGAAGGTCATCACTGGCAGAACCAACTCCATCAGTCCCGGTGGGCTGGGACTCCTGCTGCCCGAGAGCATCCCCCTCAGGACCCCGGTAATGGTCCAGGTCTGTTTGGAAGAACCTCTATCCGGACTTGTCATCTGGCATGACAGACCCACGTTAACCGATCTGGGAACCCGCATCCCCCATGGCGTGGTCTTCGACCATCTGATCGACTCAGACTTGATACTCCAATGGTTGCGTAACGCCAAACGACAGGGCTTTACCCGAGTCCCGGTCCAGTTCGATGTCAAGTTCACCCAGGCGGGAAAGGCCGGGCATGGCACTTGCCTGAACCTGAGCAGGGACGGGATGTTCATCGCGATCAAGGACCCGCCTCGACCGGGGACTGAGATCTTGCTGCGTTTCAAGCTGCAGGATCATCCTTCCCACACGCTCTCGATCCCTGCGCAAGTGGTGTGGATGCGTGGGGAAGAAATCGGACCGAGAGCCATCCCCGGGATGAGGGTGAAGTTCCTTGCAGTTGACTCCTTAAAGGCTGCCTTGATCGGCAACGTCGTCGACCGGCCTCTCGGGGAGGCTTCCCTCTCGTTGGATTCCTCCTAG
- a CDS encoding thermonuclease family protein, producing the protein MQQVDRYNRLLAYVYLKDDTFVNAWLVEHGYAVVMTIPPNVKHQNLFLKLQREAREKGRGLWKE; encoded by the coding sequence GTGCAGCAAGTAGACCGCTACAATCGGCTGCTGGCTTACGTTTATTTGAAGGATGACACCTTCGTCAACGCTTGGCTGGTGGAGCATGGCTACGCGGTGGTGATGACAATACCGCCGAATGTGAAGCATCAAAACCTGTTTCTGAAGCTTCAGCGGGAGGCGAGGGAAAAGGGACGGGGATTGTGGAAAGAATGA
- a CDS encoding YciI family protein encodes MPNFMIAYYGGNKPSSKEEGMAQMERWKAWIEGLGETVINPGTPLPVSKIVTSSSVQDDNDPNAMNGFAVIKAESIDAAVEIAKSDPFLDMDGKIRVSQMMEMK; translated from the coding sequence ATGCCAAATTTTATGATTGCTTATTACGGAGGAAACAAGCCGAGTTCAAAAGAAGAGGGAATGGCTCAGATGGAAAGGTGGAAAGCTTGGATAGAAGGTCTTGGTGAAACTGTGATTAATCCTGGAACACCATTACCGGTTTCAAAAATTGTAACATCTAGCAGTGTACAAGATGATAATGATCCAAATGCGATGAATGGATTTGCAGTTATCAAAGCAGAAAGCATTGATGCTGCCGTTGAAATTGCTAAATCAGATCCTTTTTTGGATATGGATGGAAAAATACGTGTCTCACAAATGATGGAGATGAAATAA
- a CDS encoding isoprenylcysteine carboxylmethyltransferase family protein, translated as MKEQEPPDNPGVIAFPPLIYGGALLIGLVVHYFVPIQFLAGTLSIWLGVLLISVSAPIVLSAVRAIRRAQTAFDVRKPTTSIVTEGAFRFSRNPAYLALTLLYLGIASLINSIWVFLMVVPTVIVMQRGVIEREERYLERKFGEEYLRYKEEVRRWL; from the coding sequence ATGAAGGAACAAGAGCCTCCAGATAATCCTGGGGTGATCGCCTTTCCGCCACTGATCTATGGAGGCGCACTGTTAATAGGGCTGGTTGTCCACTACTTCGTCCCGATTCAATTTCTCGCGGGAACACTCAGCATCTGGCTAGGCGTTTTGTTGATTTCGGTCTCCGCTCCTATAGTACTTTCGGCTGTTCGCGCAATCCGCCGTGCACAAACAGCCTTTGACGTCCGAAAACCGACTACGTCGATCGTTACCGAAGGCGCATTCCGATTCAGTCGTAATCCTGCGTATCTAGCGTTGACCTTGCTCTACCTTGGAATCGCTTCACTTATTAACTCGATCTGGGTGTTTCTCATGGTTGTACCGACTGTCATCGTAATGCAGCGAGGCGTTATTGAACGAGAAGAACGGTACCTTGAAAGAAAGTTTGGAGAGGAATACCTTCGCTATAAGGAGGAGGTACGTCGTTGGTTGTAA
- a CDS encoding DUF3320 domain-containing protein: MAVSNQEFYDNRLLIYPSAIDKAKHLGLQFVHLPDATYDRGRSSVNRMEARAVAKAALDHYRKFPNESLGVGAFNIKQQQAILEEVELQLRLHPDMEEFVKSNREEHFFVKNLETIQGDERDVIFLSIGFGFDASRRLSLNFGPLNHEGGERRLNVLISRARERCVVFSNFGANDISLDGTAAFGVRALKVFLDYAENRILHSTEETGEDTDSPFEDSVYDFLRSNGHEVRKQVGCAGFRIDLGVVDPESPGRYLLGIECDGAKYHTSPVARDRDRLRQQILEGLGWRLHRIWSTDWYRNPNESERRLLDEVVRAKHEKLTSVDVPKDRAPHMDVSVPQNVEGRVESHESSTIGDPLDSMVSNYELCPSLEILMTGELHEQSTHQLAKAVIRVVDVEGPVHFDEVVRRIRSLWRLGRAGNRIYDAISRAASAAKRNGKIRRRGNFLWPATESPIQVRRRCGDPAARIDLICDEEIAEALKLVLKHQFDTLPDDLIVRSSRLLGIQATHGTTSKRIKIVIRKLIDEGQLQEMPNGMLHLPKS; encoded by the coding sequence TGGAAGCGAGAGCAGTCGCAAAGGCAGCATTGGACCACTATCGAAAGTTTCCCAATGAGAGCCTCGGGGTAGGTGCATTTAATATCAAACAACAACAAGCAATCTTGGAAGAAGTAGAACTTCAACTCCGGCTCCACCCGGACATGGAAGAATTTGTTAAGAGCAACCGTGAAGAGCACTTTTTCGTGAAAAACTTAGAGACTATCCAGGGAGACGAACGTGACGTCATCTTTCTGAGCATCGGATTCGGATTCGACGCATCGAGGCGACTATCTCTTAATTTTGGGCCTCTTAACCACGAAGGCGGTGAGCGTCGCCTGAACGTCCTTATATCTCGTGCTCGGGAACGGTGCGTCGTCTTTTCAAATTTTGGAGCCAATGATATCTCACTTGATGGAACTGCTGCATTCGGCGTCAGAGCCTTGAAAGTCTTCCTAGACTACGCTGAAAATAGAATTCTCCATAGTACGGAGGAAACGGGGGAAGATACGGACTCCCCATTCGAAGACTCCGTTTACGATTTCCTTAGGAGCAACGGACACGAAGTGCGTAAGCAGGTTGGTTGCGCTGGGTTTCGGATCGACCTTGGCGTAGTTGATCCCGAATCGCCCGGACGCTATCTCTTAGGAATTGAATGCGACGGAGCTAAATATCATACCTCACCTGTTGCGAGGGATCGGGATAGGCTACGCCAGCAGATCCTCGAAGGTTTGGGTTGGCGTCTCCATCGTATATGGTCTACGGATTGGTACCGCAACCCCAATGAAAGTGAAAGAAGGCTCCTTGATGAGGTAGTACGAGCAAAGCATGAGAAGTTGACATCTGTTGACGTCCCTAAAGATCGGGCTCCTCATATGGATGTATCAGTGCCTCAGAATGTTGAGGGAAGAGTGGAGAGTCATGAATCCTCTACCATCGGCGACCCCCTTGATAGTATGGTTTCTAATTATGAACTTTGTCCCTCTCTGGAAATCCTCATGACTGGTGAGCTTCACGAGCAGTCCACACACCAACTCGCCAAGGCAGTCATCCGAGTGGTGGACGTTGAGGGTCCGGTCCACTTCGACGAGGTTGTTCGACGAATTCGTTCCCTCTGGCGTTTGGGACGAGCTGGCAATAGGATATACGATGCTATTAGCAGGGCGGCATCGGCAGCTAAACGAAATGGAAAGATACGTAGGCGTGGCAACTTTCTTTGGCCAGCAACTGAAAGCCCGATTCAAGTTCGCCGCCGTTGTGGGGACCCAGCAGCTAGGATCGATCTGATATGTGATGAGGAAATTGCTGAGGCACTGAAACTGGTCCTTAAGCATCAGTTCGATACCTTGCCCGACGACCTTATAGTTCGGTCTTCGAGGCTGTTAGGCATTCAGGCGACACACGGTACAACGTCTAAGAGGATCAAGATCGTCATTCGCAAGCTCATCGATGAGGGACAACTTCAAGAAATGCCAAATGGCATGTTACACCTTCCAAAGTCCTAG